In one window of Candidatus Hydrogenedens sp. DNA:
- a CDS encoding metallophosphoesterase codes for MDRWSRWTDFFRRGFPWSRKKEPLTDVDLKKLEPYVSRHNIPNVIKRLQNLSVAQGKRFRFVVFGDTRGDYRVARDIILSVVKDQPAFILMTGDIVRRGRVEEYLAHHLRMAELAQPIPVIPVPGNHEEGPDRKYTAFLKIYGVDTFTFDFGPARFVGINNNSFWSFTNAQLTFLKDSLQKQGVSYRFVIMHKPPEDLPSFVKTEEGRGVRWRTKTFYALMKEYHVTEVFMGHVHGFVSRNIDGVRYTITAGGGARLEQRLSEESQVHHYLLYEITSKQIQCERVEWRQGQWNRILVM; via the coding sequence GTGGACAGATGGTCAAGATGGACAGATTTCTTTAGAAGGGGGTTCCCGTGGAGTAGAAAAAAGGAACCCTTGACAGATGTTGATTTGAAGAAATTAGAACCCTATGTGTCCCGACATAATATTCCAAATGTGATAAAACGGTTGCAAAATTTATCAGTAGCACAAGGGAAACGGTTTCGATTTGTTGTATTTGGTGATACACGTGGTGATTATAGAGTAGCACGGGATATCATTCTTTCCGTAGTAAAGGACCAACCTGCTTTTATTCTAATGACAGGGGATATCGTGCGTAGAGGAAGGGTAGAGGAATATTTGGCACATCATTTACGCATGGCAGAATTGGCTCAACCTATCCCTGTTATTCCTGTGCCAGGCAATCATGAAGAAGGTCCAGACCGAAAGTATACTGCTTTTTTAAAGATATATGGGGTGGATACCTTTACATTTGATTTTGGTCCTGCACGGTTTGTTGGGATAAATAATAACTCATTTTGGTCGTTTACCAATGCACAACTTACATTTCTTAAAGATTCATTACAGAAACAAGGGGTAAGTTATCGTTTTGTCATTATGCATAAGCCACCTGAAGACCTGCCAAGTTTTGTAAAAACAGAAGAAGGTAGAGGGGTACGTTGGAGAACGAAAACGTTTTATGCTCTTATGAAAGAGTATCATGTCACAGAGGTTTTTATGGGGCATGTACATGGGTTTGTTTCAAGGAACATAGATGGAGTAAGATATACAATAACAGCAGGTGGTGGTGCACGATTAGAACAACGTTTATCGGAAGAAAGTCAGGTTCATCATTATTTGCTGTATGAAATAACCTCTAAACAAATACAATGCGAGAGAGTGGAATGGCGACAAGGGCAGTGGAACAGGATTTTAGTTATGTAA
- a CDS encoding ribonuclease H-like domain-containing protein: MEKKPLSIEQLAEKLGLKKASLLSPPNVPKKESKQDDTPKDSILSEETVKNPSSAPSSIIQKLREKLNETVSITSSPISHGVKGKRDTDFSSGTIIGTEDSQCLWFSEIYPHPYTYGEVVLSDALHFSTHELKISSAGTESLDFEVEKALFIDTETTSCFGGTGTVAFLVGIGYFKDNDFYLEQFFMRDYDDEPALLLALDERIKNASLFIGYNSKCFDLPLIRNRYRMNRLPFHGEHLFHFDLMHVARRFWNRRLRDCSLNTVEKNILKIRRYGDIPGAVIPRLWLNFIETGRTHYIPQILEHNRRDILSLAGLMAWLAQRVQIPKGQGFEEFLDRCALIRLQMKCNQHLQAVEIAEDLLQQTDYPPIRSECWKALSDIYRKIEKPEERLHILLQWAKEDKEVIYPRIELAKIYEHQQKDIEQALYWTNQALAIEPTNIELSKRKKRLEKKMETIKNRESSDWF, encoded by the coding sequence GTGGAGAAAAAGCCATTATCGATAGAACAACTCGCTGAAAAGTTAGGATTAAAAAAAGCATCTCTTTTATCACCACCTAATGTTCCCAAAAAAGAATCCAAACAAGATGATACCCCAAAAGATTCAATTCTGAGTGAAGAAACTGTTAAAAACCCGTCTTCCGCCCCATCATCAATAATTCAAAAATTACGTGAAAAATTGAATGAAACAGTCTCTATCACTTCTTCACCGATATCCCACGGAGTAAAGGGGAAGAGAGACACGGATTTCTCCAGTGGAACTATTATCGGGACAGAAGACAGCCAATGTTTATGGTTTTCTGAAATATATCCACACCCCTATACCTATGGTGAGGTTGTGCTTTCTGATGCCTTACATTTTTCAACCCATGAATTAAAAATTTCTTCTGCAGGTACAGAATCTTTAGATTTCGAGGTTGAAAAAGCCCTTTTTATAGATACCGAAACAACCTCATGCTTTGGAGGTACGGGAACTGTTGCCTTTTTAGTCGGAATTGGATATTTCAAAGATAACGATTTTTATTTAGAACAGTTTTTTATGAGAGATTATGATGACGAACCCGCCCTTCTCTTAGCATTGGATGAACGGATTAAGAATGCCTCGCTTTTTATAGGTTATAATAGTAAATGTTTCGACCTACCTCTGATTCGAAACCGCTATCGTATGAACCGCCTTCCTTTCCATGGCGAACATCTTTTTCATTTCGACCTTATGCATGTAGCACGTCGTTTTTGGAATCGAAGACTTCGTGATTGTTCTCTAAATACAGTTGAAAAAAATATCTTAAAAATTAGAAGATATGGCGATATCCCAGGCGCTGTAATTCCACGTCTCTGGTTAAATTTTATAGAGACAGGAAGAACCCACTACATTCCTCAAATATTAGAGCATAATCGAAGAGACATTCTTTCCCTGGCAGGCCTTATGGCTTGGCTGGCACAACGTGTCCAAATTCCAAAAGGACAAGGATTCGAAGAGTTCTTAGACCGGTGTGCCTTAATTCGTTTGCAGATGAAATGTAATCAACACCTTCAAGCAGTAGAAATAGCAGAAGACTTACTCCAACAGACAGACTACCCTCCCATTCGTTCTGAATGTTGGAAAGCCCTTTCTGATATTTATCGAAAAATAGAAAAACCAGAAGAACGGCTACACATCCTTCTTCAATGGGCAAAAGAAGATAAAGAGGTAATTTATCCACGAATTGAATTAGCTAAAATCTATGAACATCAGCAAAAAGATATTGAACAGGCACTATATTGGACCAACCAAGCTTTAGCTATCGAACCTACCAACATTGAACTTTCAAAACGAAAAAAAAGATTAGAGAAAAAAATGGAAACCATTAAAAATCGTGAATCGTCAGATTGGTTCTAA
- a CDS encoding DUF2851 family protein, protein MATRAVEQDFSYVRRTKGFEPIHDILHETSSEYELQNLWLETLNIKKQWVTLEGQRINILTQGYKNPYSGPDFKDALIEINGVPFRGDIEIHRDGKEWYHHGHHLDARYNRVLLHIVETVDIGFTGAVNSLGNTIPTLLLSRETVKTLPLTAGKSFKKSNNMSIPPCVSQISFDYQSVIKMLAQQRVMQRIEQIRSRFKNVSLDQVLYEFMLYGLGAGSKYGPMYMELGRRFPYSMIKKWVQEDPRIPEAVFLAQTGYLQKGIQLKNPYALLLEQTLIEYLGSVIKHDVELESTSSCVSSVYPSALPPIKLAWLTGILCKLMDSLTDTFLSIAEKSIRLDQPWSLWESFLSVYHFYWSYYTTWEMKREQYPKKLLGKERIYSLLGNIVIPFCIFCIQEGLWGMREGQLWNFFYLLPGENTHWILRRMKTHTEFLFPHKRLMFYEQQALIQWYKNGCATHPECLDCPLKKEDEETW, encoded by the coding sequence ATGGCGACAAGGGCAGTGGAACAGGATTTTAGTTATGTAAGAAGAACGAAGGGGTTCGAACCTATTCACGATATCCTTCACGAAACATCTTCAGAATATGAACTCCAAAACCTTTGGCTTGAGACATTAAATATAAAAAAACAATGGGTAACTCTTGAAGGACAGAGAATAAATATTTTAACACAGGGGTATAAAAATCCATATAGTGGACCTGATTTTAAGGATGCATTGATTGAAATTAATGGAGTTCCTTTTCGTGGGGATATAGAAATACATCGTGATGGAAAGGAATGGTATCACCATGGACATCACTTAGATGCACGGTATAATCGTGTTTTATTGCATATCGTTGAAACTGTAGATATTGGATTTACAGGGGCTGTAAATTCTCTTGGTAATACCATACCCACGTTATTGTTGAGCCGAGAAACGGTGAAAACTCTACCCCTTACAGCAGGGAAGAGTTTTAAAAAAAGCAATAACATGAGTATACCTCCATGTGTTTCGCAGATATCTTTTGATTACCAATCTGTAATTAAAATGTTAGCCCAGCAACGAGTGATGCAACGGATAGAACAGATACGTTCACGATTTAAAAATGTTTCTTTAGATCAGGTCCTATATGAATTTATGTTATACGGTTTAGGAGCAGGTTCTAAGTATGGACCGATGTATATGGAGTTGGGTCGACGGTTCCCATATTCTATGATAAAAAAGTGGGTTCAAGAAGACCCTCGAATTCCCGAGGCTGTATTTTTGGCTCAGACAGGGTATTTGCAAAAAGGGATTCAATTAAAAAATCCATACGCATTACTTTTGGAACAAACCCTTATTGAATATTTAGGTTCTGTAATAAAGCATGATGTAGAATTAGAAAGCACCTCATCCTGTGTGTCTTCTGTCTATCCATCGGCGTTACCCCCTATTAAGTTAGCGTGGTTAACGGGTATTTTGTGCAAACTAATGGATTCTCTTACAGATACCTTTCTTTCTATAGCTGAGAAAAGTATACGATTAGACCAACCATGGTCTCTATGGGAATCTTTCTTGTCTGTTTATCATTTTTATTGGTCATATTACACAACATGGGAGATGAAAAGGGAACAGTACCCGAAAAAACTTCTCGGGAAAGAACGGATATATTCCTTATTAGGCAATATTGTAATTCCTTTCTGTATTTTTTGTATACAAGAAGGTTTATGGGGCATGCGAGAAGGACAATTGTGGAATTTCTTTTATTTACTGCCAGGAGAAAATACCCATTGGATTTTAAGGAGGATGAAAACCCATACCGAATTTCTATTTCCACATAAAAGATTAATGTTTTATGAACAGCAAGCTTTGATTCAATGGTATAAAAACGGTTGTGCAACCCATCCTGAGTGTTTGGATTGTCCATTGAAAAAAGAAGATGAGGAGACGTGGTGA
- the ilvD gene encoding dihydroxy-acid dehydratase, which produces MRSDIFKKGFERAPHRSLLWATGKIKSPSDFNKPFIGVCNSFVEIIPGHVHLNELGRLVKEAIEQAGGIPFEFNMIGVDDGIAMGHAGMKYSLPSRELIADSLETMVKAHPFDGLVCIPNCDKIVPGMLMGAVRCNIPTIFVSGGPMRAGRLKDGRVVDLISVFEGVGTYKQGKLTDEELEVLERSACPGCGSCSGMFTANSMNCLCEAIGIALPGNGTVLADTPERRELVRKAGAQILKLIEADLKPRDIITPESIDNAFALDMAMGGSTNTVLHTLAVAHEAGVQYPLERLNEVSARVPNLCKVSPSSKYHMEDVDRAGGISAILGELSRKEGTLHLNCKTVTLKTIGENIQGCHSKDTEVIRTLENAYSNTGGLAILFGNLAPRGAVVKEAGVDPSILRHKGPAVVFESEEEAMMGILGDKVKPGDVVVIRYEGPKGGPGMREMLAPTSAIMGKGLGTSVSLITDGRFSGGTRGACIGHVSPEAAAGGPIALVKDGDMIEIDIPARRLTLLVDDVELQRRKASLPPPPDRKLTGWLKRYQKFVTSADTGAVFED; this is translated from the coding sequence ATGCGTAGTGATATTTTTAAGAAGGGATTTGAAAGAGCACCTCACCGTTCCTTGTTATGGGCAACAGGTAAAATTAAATCTCCATCTGATTTTAATAAGCCTTTTATTGGTGTTTGTAACAGCTTTGTGGAAATTATTCCTGGACATGTTCATCTGAATGAACTTGGTCGACTTGTGAAAGAGGCGATAGAACAGGCTGGAGGCATTCCGTTTGAATTTAATATGATAGGTGTCGATGATGGAATAGCCATGGGACATGCAGGTATGAAGTACAGTCTTCCTTCCCGCGAATTAATTGCGGATTCGTTGGAGACGATGGTCAAGGCACACCCATTTGATGGTTTGGTATGTATTCCGAATTGCGACAAGATTGTACCTGGAATGCTTATGGGGGCTGTGCGGTGTAATATTCCAACTATTTTTGTCTCTGGTGGTCCAATGAGAGCGGGTCGGTTAAAGGATGGACGAGTAGTAGACCTTATAAGTGTGTTTGAAGGGGTAGGCACATATAAGCAAGGGAAATTAACAGATGAAGAGTTAGAGGTGTTAGAACGTTCTGCCTGTCCAGGATGTGGTTCATGTTCAGGAATGTTCACAGCGAACTCTATGAATTGTTTGTGTGAGGCGATTGGTATTGCACTACCAGGAAATGGAACAGTTCTTGCCGATACTCCGGAACGGAGAGAATTGGTCCGGAAAGCCGGGGCTCAAATTTTAAAACTTATAGAGGCAGATCTGAAGCCCAGGGATATTATTACTCCTGAGTCTATAGATAATGCATTTGCATTGGATATGGCTATGGGTGGGTCAACCAATACCGTTTTACATACCTTAGCTGTGGCTCATGAAGCAGGGGTTCAATATCCCTTAGAGCGTTTGAATGAGGTGTCAGCACGGGTTCCCAATCTCTGTAAAGTATCGCCATCTTCGAAGTATCACATGGAAGATGTAGATAGAGCAGGTGGAATTTCTGCTATTTTAGGCGAATTATCAAGGAAGGAGGGAACGCTTCATCTGAACTGTAAAACAGTGACGTTAAAGACGATAGGAGAAAATATTCAGGGGTGCCATTCAAAAGATACAGAAGTAATACGCACGTTAGAAAACGCATATAGCAATACGGGTGGGTTGGCAATTTTATTTGGAAATCTTGCACCCCGAGGTGCTGTTGTAAAAGAGGCTGGAGTAGACCCATCTATCCTTCGGCATAAAGGTCCAGCAGTTGTGTTTGAGAGTGAAGAAGAGGCAATGATGGGTATTTTAGGGGATAAGGTAAAACCTGGGGATGTTGTTGTGATACGATACGAAGGGCCTAAAGGTGGTCCAGGAATGCGTGAAATGTTAGCCCCTACGTCTGCGATTATGGGCAAAGGGTTGGGAACTTCGGTAAGTTTAATTACCGACGGTAGATTTTCAGGAGGGACTCGAGGTGCCTGTATTGGGCATGTGAGCCCTGAGGCAGCAGCAGGAGGACCGATAGCCCTGGTGAAGGACGGGGATATGATTGAAATTGATATTCCAGCTCGAAGGTTAACCTTATTGGTAGATGATGTGGAGTTGCAACGGCGAAAAGCAAGCTTACCCCCTCCTCCAGACCGCAAACTTACAGGTTGGTTAAAACGGTATCAAAAATTTGTTACCAGTGCAGATACAGGCGCTGTCTTTGAAGATTGA